The DNA sequence TCAAGTCCACGTCAAAGACGTCGCCAGCCTCAATACGGAAGATGATCCGCATGTTGGCAGAAACCCGAATACTCCAGAAGCCCCGCAGGTTCCCCTTAAGCGGGTGCAGCCGGTAGCCTGGAGTGTTCAGGTCGTTCGTGCTGACGGCCACATCAAGGCGGGCAAGGATCTCCTCAATCCGTACGACCTGATAGGCCTGTAGCTTGCTTTTGTCGCCGCGCTCGAAGAGCCGCTTCAAGCCTCGGTGCCGAAACGTCCTGAGCACATCGAAATTGTATCGTTATACGACTCAGGGTGCCACTCCCTCACCATCAACAGTGTCGCTCATTGCGGCCAGGATCACCGCACCGAGCAGAACCGCCACGACCACCCGACCGTGGGTGACGCCTCTGTCCGGGGGCATTGTCGCCGCCGCACGTTGGCTGGAGGGTTGCCGGCTGGAACCCGATGACGTGCCGAACGTCTACTACTGGGATGAACGTTTTCTGTTTGTGGCTTCGTGCAACGGAACGGACCTGAGCCAAACCTGGAACCACTCCTCGACCGGAGCACAGAACCCGGCGTCCGCGTAGTGGGACTCCTGCAGCGGGAGATCCTCGCTCATTCCTTCACGATGGTGTTG is a window from the Acidobacteriota bacterium genome containing:
- a CDS encoding type II toxin-antitoxin system RelE/ParE family toxin, with translation MLRTFRHRGLKRLFERGDKSKLQAYQVVRIEEILARLDVAVSTNDLNTPGYRLHPLKGNLRGFWSIRVSANMRIIFRIEAGDVFDVDLTDYH